Proteins encoded by one window of Streptomyces clavuligerus:
- a CDS encoding non-ribosomal peptide synthetase encodes MAEAVNGRWLPLTAAQRGIWFAHQLDPTAHAYNISDYVEIRGPLDPEVFRTAWLRSIAASDCLRVRRFEEGPDGALRQLLADGPENELRFLDMSASPDPDGEVQAYIRRDLERPVDLARGGALTSWALFRVADDRHVYYERAHHILVDGYGAALFTRRLAAEYTALVHGGERPAPLARLEELVAEDTAYREGEQAAGDRAYWAPLLADAPDPVLLHQRTATGGPVPADPGRSFVRRSSHWRDEVTGRLAELARVHRTRWPLLLIAVVTAYLHRETGAREVVLGLPVTGRVGAAQRATPAMFANVVPLRIEVSPGDTLAELMPRVSARIKGALRHQRYRYEDIRRDGGGAGEDTGLRRPVVNIMDFDYRLSFGDSPAVPHNLTLGPTEDLSFAVYDRQDGSGLHFDLDGNPDHYRGSDLSRFQERFERFLHAVIERPERALDETPFVPDAELRRMLVEWNGAGDRDPAAEGGPDTLAALFEARVAADPDAVAVVAPDGELTYRRLNAEANRLARLLIERGVGCETPVGVLLERSGAVLVATLAVLKAGGHYVPLHPGYPPERMAWVLKDSGAPVLITDRPDAELGFAADQRVVRVPEGPAEADAGNPARPALGGQLAYVIYTSGSTGVPKGVAVAQREVAAFAAERRWRDGAHERLLMQSPHAFDASTYEMWVPLLSGGTVVVAPPGPVDAAVLREAVERHGVTSTFLTAALFALIAAEDPGAYRGMRAVIAGGEALSPPVLRRVREACPGLKLINGYGPTETTTFAALHSFGEIADVAPIGTPLDGSRVFVLDARLRPVPVGTEGELYVAGAGVARGYLGRGGLTAERFLPCPFWPGERMYRTGDLVRWRADGVLEYLGRGDDQVKVRGFRIELGEVEAAMAACAGVARAVAAVREDRPGVRRLVGYVVPEPGAVPDPAAVREEMARGIPEYMVPRVIVPLAAVPLTPNGKVDRRALPEPEASGGGRAAGSAREEVFVSVFARVLGLDRVGADENFFDLGGDSILAMRVVSLAREAGWSVSTQEVFRRRTPEGLALVARPLGEGTGEGVEDRADALGIAPLTPVALGLLERAGDTVGRFHQAVLAELPDGADDDVLRAALQAVVDRHDLLRARLVRDGGGTPCFDIPPPGAVAAGPLLGRAVAVPAEDAGGGAERGGARAGDGGARTAQDRGQAGDGGGERAALAAVCHAAAARLDPWRGVNLQAVRITGPAGRGDRLLLCVHHLVVDGVSWRVILPDLAEAVRALAEGRDPEPAPVPVSYRTWARAEERRAAAGAHRAELDHWTAVLDTVEPSLGSRPLDGGRDLYRDARHTSVVVPGADTRRLLEVASAFHTGVDDLLLTALVRAVAGWRARRGQPSGPVLVDVEGHGRNTPSGHDLSRTVGWFTAIRPVRLSGADLPLPAAIKRIKEEARQAPHDGIGHGLLRRLDPEAAPRLAGLPAPQVLFNYLGLVTGGDGWPLAPATSALPHGADPGMPLTHVLEVNAEQRRTANGAELHALWTTPPGVLDEAGVAEVTEGWLAELRAVAELAGRPGAGGRTPSDLPLVALGQPEIERLEERVPDLVDVLPVTSLQEGFLFHALEAGEDGVDVYTCQIPMDFDGLLDEDALRRAGGLLLARHTGLRTGFHLDGGRAVQIVRGSAELPFSVVDLSTLPREEAQARAREIAERERVRRFDLSRPPLLRMVLLRMGPERHRLLVTAHHIIWDGWSTPVLVGELFALWADASGGGLPAPVAHRSHLEWLARYDATAAEDAWSRELAGLEGPLLVAPEAGRLPAVLHERIPGELSAPELRALQERVRPHGITLNTAVAFAWGLVVGRATGRDDIVFGASVSGRPAELPGVERMVGLFTNTVPVRVRLPGDRSVLDVLRTLQDAQSALLDHQHLGLGRIQRLVGVRQLFDTTTMLVNYPLDRRALSAAVPGARLTGIDVLDATHYPLRLVAVPGTDGSLGLRLGYRPDVLTREQGQRYLDRALLALRALTGDLDTPVRSVDLMDQEEKTALLTQWGGY; translated from the coding sequence ATGGCCGAAGCTGTGAACGGGCGGTGGCTGCCACTGACCGCCGCCCAGCGGGGCATCTGGTTCGCACACCAGTTGGACCCCACCGCCCACGCGTACAACATCTCCGACTATGTGGAGATCCGAGGTCCGCTGGACCCCGAGGTCTTCCGCACGGCCTGGCTGAGGTCCATCGCCGCGAGCGACTGCCTGCGGGTCCGGCGCTTCGAGGAGGGCCCCGACGGCGCGCTGCGGCAACTGCTCGCCGACGGCCCCGAGAACGAGCTGCGCTTCCTGGACATGTCCGCGTCCCCGGACCCGGACGGCGAGGTCCAGGCGTACATCCGGCGGGATCTCGAACGCCCCGTGGACCTCGCCCGGGGCGGCGCCCTGACGAGCTGGGCGCTCTTCCGCGTCGCGGACGACCGGCACGTCTACTACGAGCGGGCGCACCACATCCTCGTCGACGGGTACGGGGCGGCCCTCTTCACCCGCAGGCTCGCGGCCGAGTACACCGCGCTGGTCCACGGCGGCGAGCGGCCCGCCCCGCTCGCCCGTCTCGAAGAGCTGGTGGCCGAGGACACCGCCTACCGGGAGGGCGAGCAGGCCGCCGGTGACCGCGCGTACTGGGCCCCGCTGCTGGCGGACGCCCCCGATCCGGTCCTGCTGCACCAGCGGACCGCCACCGGCGGGCCCGTGCCCGCCGACCCGGGCCGGTCCTTCGTGCGGCGGTCCAGCCACTGGCGGGACGAGGTCACCGGCCGGCTCGCGGAGCTGGCGCGCGTGCACCGGACCCGCTGGCCGCTGCTGCTGATCGCCGTCGTCACCGCCTATCTGCACCGGGAGACCGGGGCCCGCGAGGTGGTGCTGGGGCTTCCCGTCACCGGCCGGGTGGGCGCGGCGCAGCGCGCGACCCCCGCGATGTTCGCCAATGTCGTCCCGCTGCGGATCGAGGTATCGCCCGGGGATACCCTCGCCGAGCTGATGCCCCGGGTCTCCGCCCGGATCAAGGGGGCGCTGCGGCACCAGCGGTACCGGTACGAGGACATCCGGCGCGACGGCGGCGGGGCGGGCGAGGACACCGGGCTGCGCCGGCCCGTGGTCAACATCATGGACTTCGACTACCGGCTGAGCTTCGGCGACAGTCCGGCCGTGCCGCACAATCTGACGCTCGGTCCGACGGAGGACCTGTCCTTCGCGGTGTACGACCGGCAGGACGGCTCCGGGCTCCACTTCGACCTGGACGGCAATCCGGACCACTACCGCGGCTCGGATCTGAGCCGGTTCCAGGAACGGTTCGAGCGCTTTCTGCACGCGGTGATCGAGCGGCCGGAGCGGGCGCTCGACGAGACGCCGTTCGTCCCGGACGCCGAGCTGCGCCGGATGCTCGTCGAGTGGAACGGGGCCGGGGACCGGGACCCGGCGGCCGAGGGCGGGCCGGACACCCTGGCCGCCCTCTTCGAGGCGCGGGTGGCGGCCGACCCGGACGCGGTGGCCGTGGTGGCGCCCGACGGGGAGTTGACCTACCGGCGGCTCAACGCGGAGGCGAACCGGCTGGCGCGGCTGCTGATCGAGCGGGGTGTGGGGTGCGAGACCCCCGTCGGCGTGCTGCTGGAGCGGTCCGGCGCCGTGCTGGTCGCCACGCTCGCCGTGCTCAAGGCGGGCGGTCACTATGTACCGCTGCACCCCGGCTATCCGCCCGAGCGGATGGCGTGGGTCCTCAAGGACTCGGGTGCCCCGGTCCTCATCACCGACCGCCCCGACGCGGAGCTGGGCTTCGCCGCCGATCAGCGGGTGGTCCGGGTGCCGGAGGGGCCCGCGGAGGCGGACGCCGGGAATCCGGCGCGCCCCGCCCTGGGCGGGCAGCTCGCGTATGTGATCTACACCTCCGGTTCCACGGGTGTCCCCAAGGGGGTCGCGGTGGCGCAGCGCGAGGTGGCCGCCTTCGCGGCGGAGCGGCGCTGGCGGGACGGTGCGCATGAGCGGCTGCTGATGCAGTCCCCGCACGCCTTCGACGCGTCGACGTACGAGATGTGGGTGCCGCTGCTGTCCGGCGGCACGGTGGTGGTCGCGCCGCCGGGGCCGGTGGACGCCGCCGTGCTGCGGGAGGCGGTCGAGCGCCACGGTGTCACGAGCACCTTCCTGACGGCCGCGCTGTTCGCGCTGATCGCCGCCGAGGACCCCGGGGCCTACCGGGGCATGCGGGCGGTCATCGCGGGGGGCGAGGCGCTGTCCCCGCCGGTGCTCCGCCGGGTGCGCGAGGCGTGCCCCGGGCTGAAGCTGATCAACGGCTACGGGCCGACGGAGACCACCACGTTCGCGGCGCTGCACTCCTTCGGGGAGATCGCCGACGTGGCGCCGATCGGCACTCCGCTGGACGGCTCGCGGGTCTTTGTGCTGGACGCGCGGCTGCGGCCGGTGCCGGTGGGGACCGAGGGCGAGCTGTATGTGGCCGGTGCGGGGGTGGCCCGCGGCTATCTGGGCCGGGGCGGTCTGACGGCCGAGCGGTTCCTGCCCTGCCCGTTCTGGCCGGGTGAGCGGATGTACCGGACCGGGGACCTGGTGCGCTGGCGCGCCGACGGGGTCCTCGAATACCTGGGGCGCGGCGACGACCAGGTGAAGGTCCGGGGGTTCCGGATCGAGCTGGGCGAGGTGGAGGCGGCGATGGCCGCCTGCGCGGGGGTGGCGCGCGCGGTGGCCGCCGTGCGGGAGGACCGTCCCGGGGTGCGCAGGCTGGTGGGGTATGTGGTGCCGGAGCCCGGTGCGGTGCCCGATCCTGCGGCGGTGCGGGAGGAGATGGCGCGCGGGATTCCGGAGTACATGGTTCCGCGGGTGATCGTGCCGCTCGCCGCGGTGCCGCTGACGCCGAACGGCAAGGTGGACCGGCGGGCGCTGCCGGAGCCCGAGGCGTCCGGCGGCGGCCGGGCGGCCGGGTCCGCGCGGGAGGAGGTGTTCGTCTCCGTGTTCGCGCGGGTCCTGGGTCTGGACCGGGTGGGCGCGGACGAGAACTTCTTCGATCTGGGCGGGGACAGCATCCTCGCGATGCGGGTGGTGTCGCTGGCCCGGGAGGCGGGCTGGTCGGTCAGTACCCAGGAGGTCTTCCGGCGCCGTACGCCGGAGGGGCTCGCGCTGGTGGCCCGGCCGCTCGGCGAGGGCACCGGGGAGGGGGTGGAGGACCGGGCCGACGCGCTCGGGATCGCCCCGCTGACCCCGGTGGCCCTCGGTCTGCTGGAGCGCGCCGGTGACACGGTGGGCCGCTTCCACCAGGCGGTCCTCGCCGAACTGCCCGACGGGGCCGACGACGACGTGCTGCGGGCGGCGCTCCAGGCCGTCGTCGACCGGCACGATCTGCTGCGGGCCCGGCTGGTGCGGGACGGCGGGGGCACGCCGTGCTTCGACATTCCGCCGCCGGGGGCGGTCGCCGCCGGTCCGCTGCTGGGCCGGGCCGTCGCGGTCCCGGCCGAGGACGCCGGTGGAGGAGCGGAGCGGGGCGGTGCCCGAGCCGGGGACGGCGGCGCACGAACGGCACAGGACCGTGGACAGGCCGGGGACGGCGGTGGTGAACGGGCCGCTCTGGCCGCGGTCTGCCATGCGGCGGCGGCCCGGCTCGACCCCTGGCGGGGCGTCAATCTCCAGGCGGTCCGGATCACCGGGCCCGCCGGGCGGGGCGACCGGCTGCTGCTGTGCGTGCACCATCTGGTGGTCGACGGGGTGTCCTGGCGGGTGATCCTGCCGGATCTCGCGGAGGCCGTGCGCGCTCTCGCCGAGGGCCGCGACCCCGAACCCGCGCCGGTGCCGGTCTCGTACCGGACCTGGGCGCGCGCGGAGGAGCGGCGGGCCGCCGCGGGCGCGCACCGGGCGGAGCTGGACCACTGGACGGCGGTGCTGGACACCGTCGAACCATCGCTGGGGTCGCGGCCCCTGGACGGGGGGCGGGATCTCTACCGGGACGCCCGGCACACCTCGGTGGTGGTGCCAGGCGCGGACACCCGGCGGCTGCTGGAGGTCGCGTCGGCCTTCCACACCGGGGTGGACGATCTGCTGCTGACGGCGCTGGTCCGGGCCGTCGCGGGGTGGCGGGCCCGGCGGGGGCAGCCGTCGGGGCCCGTGCTGGTGGACGTGGAGGGCCATGGCAGGAACACGCCGTCGGGCCACGATCTGTCGCGTACCGTCGGCTGGTTCACGGCGATCCGCCCGGTGCGGCTGAGCGGCGCGGATCTGCCGCTGCCCGCCGCGATCAAGCGGATCAAGGAGGAGGCGCGGCAGGCGCCCCACGACGGGATCGGCCATGGGCTGCTGCGCCGTCTCGACCCGGAGGCCGCGCCCCGGCTCGCCGGGCTGCCCGCCCCGCAGGTGCTGTTCAACTATCTCGGCCTGGTCACCGGCGGGGACGGGTGGCCGCTGGCCCCGGCCACCTCGGCGCTGCCGCACGGCGCCGACCCGGGGATGCCCCTGACCCATGTCCTGGAGGTCAACGCCGAGCAGCGGCGCACCGCGAACGGGGCGGAGCTGCACGCGCTGTGGACCACGCCGCCGGGTGTGCTCGACGAGGCCGGGGTGGCCGAGGTCACCGAGGGGTGGCTGGCGGAGCTGCGGGCCGTCGCGGAGCTGGCGGGGCGGCCCGGCGCGGGCGGGCGGACGCCGTCGGACCTGCCCCTGGTCGCGCTCGGGCAGCCGGAGATCGAGCGGCTGGAGGAGCGGGTCCCCGATCTGGTGGACGTCCTTCCGGTCACCTCGCTCCAGGAGGGGTTCCTCTTCCACGCCCTGGAGGCGGGCGAGGACGGGGTGGATGTGTACACCTGTCAGATCCCGATGGATTTTGATGGTTTGCTGGACGAGGACGCGCTGCGCCGCGCGGGCGGGCTGCTGCTCGCCCGGCACACGGGGCTGCGGACGGGGTTCCATCTGGACGGCGGGCGGGCGGTGCAGATCGTGCGGGGCTCGGCGGAACTGCCGTTCTCCGTGGTGGATCTCTCCACGCTGCCCCGGGAGGAGGCACAGGCGCGGGCGCGGGAGATCGCGGAACGGGAGCGGGTGCGGCGGTTCGATCTGAGCAGGCCGCCGCTGCTGCGGATGGTGCTGCTGCGGATGGGGCCCGAGCGGCACCGGCTGCTGGTGACGGCGCATCACATCATCTGGGACGGCTGGTCCACGCCGGTGCTGGTGGGTGAGTTGTTCGCCCTGTGGGCGGACGCGTCGGGCGGCGGTCTGCCCGCGCCGGTGGCGCACCGGAGCCATCTGGAGTGGCTGGCCCGCTATGACGCGACGGCCGCCGAGGACGCCTGGTCGCGGGAGCTGGCCGGGCTCGAAGGGCCGCTGCTGGTGGCACCGGAGGCCGGCAGGCTGCCCGCGGTGCTGCACGAGCGCATCCCCGGTGAGCTGTCGGCGCCGGAGCTCCGCGCGCTCCAGGAGCGCGTCCGGCCGCACGGGATCACCCTGAACACGGCGGTGGCGTTCGCCTGGGGGCTGGTGGTCGGCCGGGCGACGGGCCGGGACGACATCGTCTTCGGGGCCAGTGTCTCCGGCCGGCCGGCCGAGCTGCCGGGGGTGGAGCGCATGGTGGGGCTGTTCACCAACACAGTCCCGGTCCGGGTGCGGCTGCCCGGGGACCGTTCGGTGCTCGATGTGCTGCGGACGCTCCAGGACGCGCAGTCCGCCCTGCTGGACCATCAGCATCTGGGGCTCGGGCGCATCCAGCGTCTCGTCGGTGTGCGGCAGCTCTTCGACACCACGACGATGCTGGTGAACTATCCGCTGGACCGGCGGGCGCTGTCCGCGGCCGTGCCCGGTGCGCGGCTGACGGGGATCGACGTCCTCGACGCCACGCACTATCCGCTGCGGCTGGTCGCCGTGCCCGGGACCGACGGCTCACTGGGGCTCCGGCTCGGGTACCGGCCGGATGTCCTCACCCGGGAGCAGGGGCAGCGGTATCTCGACCGCGCTCTGCTGGCGCTGCGGGCCCTGACCGGTGATCTCGACACGCCGGTGCGGAGCGTTGATCTGATGGACCAGGAGGAGAAGACTGCGCTGCTGACCCAGTGGGGCGGTTACTGA